The following DNA comes from Bacillota bacterium.
CGCCTTGTCCTTTTGGAAAGCCTCAGTCTCATTGTAGGCAGCCGTTTGAAACCAGGATACAGTATGGGTACTTGACCTCGAGGTCTACCCTGATCGCGCGGGCCATCTCCCGGTCAGAATAGCCCAGGATCCTTTGCAGGATCAGAGCGAGGCTGAGAAGCGCCGGAGATACGCTGTCACGGCCCTTATCCAAGTCGTAAAGCGACCTAAAATCCCCATCCTTTACGAGAGGGAGGATGAGCTCCCTGAAGGCGTAGAACAAGCTATCCTTCTTGACTATACCGAAGGTAGTAAGCAGTTTCTCATATGCTGACATTGTGATGCTACGCAGCCCGATCACCAGATATCCACTCCTAGAATAGAGGTTTTATGGAGACATGGCTTATCTTGTCTTATGATTAGGTACAGTTTATAGGCGCAGTCTACATGTAAATAGTTCCGTCATAACCACCGCCAGCCAGAATATCTGGTAGCTAGTGGGAAAAGTCAACGGCCTCTGTCACAGATCCCTGTCATTCTGCCCGGCGCGCTTGCAATAATACTTCAGTAATACTTTTGGAGTATATTGTCAAGAGAAAATTACTACTTTTAGGTTGTATCCATATCTCGACCACCATTGTAAGATTAAACAGGGGTGGTCGAATGCCCGAAATCAAGCCATCAATCAAGCCATCGGACCTGGATAACCACAACCAGTCTGAGTTAAACATCTTCCAGTCTGAGTTAAGCGTTTTAGGGCAGAGGATACGTCAACTGCGCAAGCCAAGAAACTGGTCGCAGGCTACTCTCGCAGAGCTGTGCGATGTCAGCCCCTCATATATTGGATCAGTCGAGCGGGGAGAGAAGCTCCCCTCCCTCCAGGTGCTGAGCAAGATTGCAAAGACATTCTCAGTTAGAATAGGGGTCCTGTTTGAGGTGCCAGCAACCCCCGAGGAGAAGGAGATTGATAAGATATCCATAATGCTGCGGGGT
Coding sequences within:
- a CDS encoding transposase, with protein sequence MIGLRSITMSAYEKLLTTFGIVKKDSLFYAFRELILPLVKDGDFRSLYDLDKGRDSVSPALLSLALILQRILGYSDREMARAIRVDLEVKYPYCILVSNGCLQ
- a CDS encoding helix-turn-helix transcriptional regulator; translation: MPEIKPSIKPSDLDNHNQSELNIFQSELSVLGQRIRQLRKPRNWSQATLAELCDVSPSYIGSVERGEKLPSLQVLSKIAKTFSVRIGVLFEVPATPEEKEIDKISIMLRGKPIEDIHYVAEVTELYLRRLAQIRGYDNGLDHGNETGAHAGGAERDSGPATTSPSPGNGEQNGES